GCGCCGGGACGATCAGCGCCGCAGCGTTTTTGCTGAACTTGTTCCACGCCCACGAGAACCCCTCGCCTACGTTAAGGTCTTGTGCGCCAGGGAAACCCGGGCCCGCAGCCGGTGGATAACCGCCGGGCGCACCCGGTTGCGGGTAGCCCGACTGCTGGCCGTAACCGCCCGGTCCAGGTGGCGGCGGTGCGTAACCACCACCGGGAGGCGGGGGTGGTGCGTAACCACCACCTGACGGCGGCGGGTAGTTACCACCCGGCGGTGGTGGTGGGTAGTTACCCCCCGGCTGGGGCGGTGGGTAGTTACCACCCGGCGGGGGCGGCGGGTAGCCGCCACCCGGTGGTTGCGGAGGAGGCGGTTGATCACTCATGGTTTGCCGTTCCTTTCCATGACTTCCATGACTTCCATGACTGCCGGATTTCACGATCCGGTTTCAATCCAAATCCCCACTGGCACCGTCGAAGTGGCAACCGCGGCCCAGGGCGACGACGCGGAGCGAGAGCTCCGTGAACGCTAGGAGTAACTAGTTGTCGCGCCGATGCCGACGACGACGTTGATGACGATCACGATCACGAACACGATGACGCCGGCGATCGCACCCCACACCGCGTACTTCTTTGCGTCGTCAGCCGCCTGCTGCGCTTCGGCTGCGCGCCCCTGTGCCCACAGACCGGAGACCTGAGTGGACTTCACGATCGACACGATTCCGAGTGGTAGACAGCACAACACCGTCACCAAAATGCCCCAGATCAGGTTGTTGTTCGGCTGTGCCGCGGGAGCGGGAGGGGGGTAGCCGCCGCTCGGTGGTGGCGGCGGCGGGTAGTTCCCTGGCGGCGGCGGAGGGTAGTTCCCGGGGGGCGGCGGGGGTTGTTCGGTCATGGGGCCTTCCAGTCATTGTCTTAGCTGGCAACGAGCGTGCTTACCCTACCGGAGAAGTGGGTGCCGCAGAGGTTTCTGCGCGGAAGTTGATCATGTGGCGAATGAGCGAAATCCGCTGGTAACCGCCGGATCGGGAGCCCGCCACCCCAATTGTTTGCCAGCCTTTGCAAGTCCGACTACCGGACTCGACGACTGCTTCCCTCGGACAGAAAGCCCAGTAGGTCATGGCGGGTCAGGACGCCCACCGGCTTGCCCTCTTCCACCACCATCACGGCGTCGCACTCGCGCAATGTCTTGGCGGCGGTGCTGACGAGCTCTCCCGCACCGATCAGCGGCAGTGGCGGACTCATGTGCTGCGACACCGCATCTGCCAGGTTGGCGCGGCCCTCGAACACCGCGGACAGCAGTTCGCGCTCTGCGACGCTGCCCGCCACCTCACCCGCCATCACCGGCGGCTCGGCGCCCACCACCGGCATCTGGGAGACGCCGTACTCGCGCAGGATGCCGATCGCGTCGCGCACGGTCTCCGACGGGTGGGTGTGCACCAGGTCGGGCAGCGCACCCGACTTGCCGCGCAGCACCTCCCCGACGGTCGTCTCCTCGACAGAACCGTCGAGCCGGCTACGGAGAAAGCCGTAGGACGACATCCATCCGTCATTGAAAACCTTTGACAGATAACCTCTTCCGCCATCCGGCAGGAGGACGACCACTAGCGAATCCGGGCCCGCCTTCTCGGCTACCTTGATGGCGGCGACCACGGCCATGCCGCACGAACCACCGACGAGGAGGGCCTCTTCGCGGGCCAGTCTGCGCGTCATCTCGAATGAGTCCGCGTCGGACACGGCGATGATCTCGTCCGGCACAGTCGGGTCGTAGGCCGACGGCCAGAAGTCCTCGCCCACTCCTTCGACCAAGTACGGCCTGCCGGTGCCGCCGGAGTACACCGACCCCTCGGGGTCGACGCCGATGACCCTGACCGGGCCTTCTGGACGCCGCCCAGAAACCTCCTTGAGATACCGACCGGCCCCGGTGATCGTGCCGCCGGTGCCGACGCCCGCGACAAAATGGGTGACCTTGCCGTCGGTGTCCGCCCATACCTCGGGGCCAGTGGTCTCATAGTGGCTGGCGGGCCCCATGGGATTGGAATACTGGTCGGGCTTCCACGCGCCGTCGATCTCCTCGACGAGTCGATTCGAGACGCTGTAATAGCTGTCCGGATTGTCCGGCGCCACGGCCGTCGGGCAGACCACGACATCAGCGCCGTACGCGCGCAACACGTTCTGCTTGTCCTCGCTGACCTTGTCGGGGCAGACGAAGATGCATTTGTAGCCGCGCTGCTGCGCCACGAGCGCCAGCCCCACACCGGTATTGCCGGAGGTCGGCTCGACGATGGTGCCGCCGGGCTTGAGTTCGCCGCTGGCTTCGGCCGCGTCGATCATCTTTATCGCGATGCGGTCCTTGGAGCTGCCGCCGGGATTCAGGTACTCGATCTTGGCGGCGACGGTGCCCGCGCCGTCGGGGACGACGGAGTTCAGCTGTACCAGAGGGGTATTGCCGATGAGCTCACTGATGTGCCGTGCGATCCGCATGACTCCATCGTGTCAGGCGGGGCAGCGGGGTACCAGCTCAGGGTTTACCAGGTGGCTTCGCGGATGTAGTCGCCGATCTGGCGCAGCGACCGCTTCGCCTCGGGAACCGCGGGCGATGCCAGCTGGAACACGTGCATTTGACCCGGCCAGACGCGGACCTCGACGGGTACACCAGCGGCCGCCAGCCGTCGGGCCGCCTTACGCGCGTCGCTCACCAGAACTTCGGACCCCGACACATGAATCAGCGTGCGCGGCAGCCCCGGCTCGATGTGGTCGAGCGGCTCGTAGATCTCTTCTGGCTTTCCGTCGACCATGTGCCGACCCGCCGCCTCCTTGACCAAGTCCACCAAGGCGTAGAACGCGCGCGGCGGGAACATCGCATCGCTATGGATATTCGGGTGGTTGGCCCGGCCTTCGTTGTCGATCTCGAACAGCGGCGACATCGTAACCATCGCTGCGGGGATTTCGCCTTCCAAGCCCTCGCGTTGCAGTTTCTCGGCGAGCGCCAGGGCCAGGTACCCGCCGGCGGAGTCGCCCGCCAGCACGATCTGATTGGGCTCATAACCCTTGAGTCGCAACCACTTATAGGCGTCGTAACAGTCGTCGAGCGCCTGACCGACGGAGTGCTTGGGGATCATCCGGTAGTTGACGACCAGCACCGGACAGTCGGCGTAACCCGACAGCGCGGTCACCAGCCGGCCGTGGGAGTTCACTCCGCACGTCAGGAATGCCCCGCCGTGCAGGTACAGAATCACGCCGCGCTTGCCGTCCGCAGGCAGTACGCCGCCCGCCCGCACGAGCTGTGCGGTGCATTTCGGCAAAGAAATCGTCGCGCGCACCGTGCCGGGGGCGGGACGCATGACCCGCGACGCAAAATCGACCAAACCCCAAGGCCAGGGCAGGCGCGGAGCGTAGCTTCCGATAGCTAGTGTCGGTCGGATTGTTAGCAGAGCCGCAAGAGAAGTGAGCCGCCCCGCGAGGCTCGGGCCGTCCTCGACGACCTCTACGGGTGCGCCGTCGCTGACTGGGAACTTGCGCGGTTTACGTACTCTAGCAGGCGTTTCGCCGACGCGAGACGCTGTGGCCACCTTACTGGGTGCCGTCATCGCCACCACTCCCTACGACTTTGTAGAGCCTCGGGCCGCCGTTTGCTTCAGCGTTACCGTTACCTTAGCTTGACAGGCTCTGTTCATTTCAACAATCAACGAGTCGATTTCGATACCGGACTTGATACCGCACTGTGATCCGCTGTCGTTGGTCGCCACGCGGATATCCCAGAAAATCCCTTCTAAACTTGTCACGTGGGCATACGTGTTCCGCGTAGGACAACGACGGTCGCCGTTGCGGCCGCGGCCACCCTCGCATCCACGGGCTCCGCATATGTGGGAGCCCGCAATCTGCTGAGCGGCCAGGCAGACAAGGCTCGCCGCGTCATACCGAAGGCGTGGGACGTGCCACCACGCGCCGACGGCGTCTACGCGCCCGGTGGCGGACCCGTGGAGAAGTGGCACCGCGGCGTCCCCTTCGACCTGCATTTGATGGTCTTCGGCGACTCCACCGCCACCGGTTACGGCTGTGATGACGCCGAGGAGGTGCCTGGCGTGCTCATTGCGCGCGGGCTCGCCGAAGTGTCGGGCGAACGCATCAGGCTGAGCACGAAAGCCATCATGGGCGCGACGTCGAAGGGGCTATCCGGGCAGATCGACGCGATGTTCGTCGCGGGCCCACCCCCGGATGCCGCGGTGATCATGATCGGCGCGAACGACATCACCCGGCCCAACGGCATCGGTCCGTCGGCGCGACGACTGGGCAGGGCGGTCGGGCGGCTACGGGCCAGCGGCGCCGTCGTCGTGGTGGGGACCTGCCCGGATTTCGGTGTGATCACCGCGATCCCCCAGCCGCTGCGGTGGGTGGCACGCAGTCGCGGGTTGCGCCTGGCGCGCGCCCAGGCGTCGGCCGTGCGCACCGCGGGCGGTGTGCCCGTGCCGTTCTCCGATCTGCTCACGCCCGAGTTCCGCAAGGCGCCCGAAGAGCTCTTCAGCCAGGACATGTTCCA
The sequence above is drawn from the Mycobacterium gallinarum genome and encodes:
- a CDS encoding cystathionine beta-synthase gives rise to the protein MRIARHISELIGNTPLVQLNSVVPDGAGTVAAKIEYLNPGGSSKDRIAIKMIDAAEASGELKPGGTIVEPTSGNTGVGLALVAQQRGYKCIFVCPDKVSEDKQNVLRAYGADVVVCPTAVAPDNPDSYYSVSNRLVEEIDGAWKPDQYSNPMGPASHYETTGPEVWADTDGKVTHFVAGVGTGGTITGAGRYLKEVSGRRPEGPVRVIGVDPEGSVYSGGTGRPYLVEGVGEDFWPSAYDPTVPDEIIAVSDADSFEMTRRLAREEALLVGGSCGMAVVAAIKVAEKAGPDSLVVVLLPDGGRGYLSKVFNDGWMSSYGFLRSRLDGSVEETTVGEVLRGKSGALPDLVHTHPSETVRDAIGILREYGVSQMPVVGAEPPVMAGEVAGSVAERELLSAVFEGRANLADAVSQHMSPPLPLIGAGELVSTAAKTLRECDAVMVVEEGKPVGVLTRHDLLGFLSEGSSRRVR
- a CDS encoding alpha/beta hydrolase fold domain-containing protein — protein: MTAPSKVATASRVGETPARVRKPRKFPVSDGAPVEVVEDGPSLAGRLTSLAALLTIRPTLAIGSYAPRLPWPWGLVDFASRVMRPAPGTVRATISLPKCTAQLVRAGGVLPADGKRGVILYLHGGAFLTCGVNSHGRLVTALSGYADCPVLVVNYRMIPKHSVGQALDDCYDAYKWLRLKGYEPNQIVLAGDSAGGYLALALAEKLQREGLEGEIPAAMVTMSPLFEIDNEGRANHPNIHSDAMFPPRAFYALVDLVKEAAGRHMVDGKPEEIYEPLDHIEPGLPRTLIHVSGSEVLVSDARKAARRLAAAGVPVEVRVWPGQMHVFQLASPAVPEAKRSLRQIGDYIREATW
- a CDS encoding CD225/dispanin family protein, translated to MTEQPPPPPGNYPPPPPGNYPPPPPPSGGYPPPAPAAQPNNNLIWGILVTVLCCLPLGIVSIVKSTQVSGLWAQGRAAEAQQAADDAKKYAVWGAIAGVIVFVIVIVINVVVGIGATTSYS
- a CDS encoding SGNH/GDSL hydrolase family protein, yielding MGIRVPRRTTTVAVAAAATLASTGSAYVGARNLLSGQADKARRVIPKAWDVPPRADGVYAPGGGPVEKWHRGVPFDLHLMVFGDSTATGYGCDDAEEVPGVLIARGLAEVSGERIRLSTKAIMGATSKGLSGQIDAMFVAGPPPDAAVIMIGANDITRPNGIGPSARRLGRAVGRLRASGAVVVVGTCPDFGVITAIPQPLRWVARSRGLRLARAQASAVRTAGGVPVPFSDLLTPEFRKAPEELFSQDMFHPSGAGYALAAQQLLPALCNALGEYIDGEQPEDALEPRNAEGSSLLARVGNISRLWRRSTGVPAPIVVAAS